One region of uncultured Sulfurimonas sp. genomic DNA includes:
- a CDS encoding methyltransferase domain-containing protein, translating to MIEDKQRWNEKYKQDHKQGSVAPIVEKYIEHVNIGQALDVACGLGRNTNFIELKGFSVDAVDISDYALESIKKTANIKTIEADLDKYNITPNKYDLIVNINYLNRRLVSQMKDGLKSGGVIIFETFLLAHGEFKIPTMNLDYLLRKNELLHSFIGLDIIYYEERIDTNLQGERVKIASLVAKKV from the coding sequence ATGATAGAAGATAAACAAAGATGGAACGAAAAATATAAGCAAGACCATAAACAAGGGAGTGTTGCTCCTATAGTTGAAAAGTATATAGAACATGTAAATATCGGTCAAGCTTTAGATGTGGCTTGTGGACTTGGGAGAAATACAAACTTTATAGAGTTAAAAGGTTTCAGTGTAGATGCTGTAGATATTTCAGATTATGCATTAGAGAGTATTAAAAAAACGGCAAATATTAAAACAATAGAAGCTGATTTAGATAAGTACAATATAACTCCAAATAAGTATGATTTAATTGTAAATATTAATTATTTAAATCGTCGTTTAGTATCTCAAATGAAAGATGGGCTAAAAAGTGGAGGAGTCATTATTTTTGAAACTTTTTTACTTGCTCATGGCGAATTTAAAATACCAACTATGAATTTAGATTATTTACTACGTAAAAATGAGTTACTTCACTCTTTTATAGGATTAGATATTATTTATTATGAAGAGAGAATTGACACAAACCTTCAAGGCGAAAGAGTTAAAATAGCATCTCTTGTCGCTAAAAAAGTTTAA